A window of Chlorobium phaeobacteroides DSM 266 genomic DNA:
TCTGCCAATCTGTCAAAGCCTGTCGGTCAACTGGAACTTGTTGCGGCAATAAACAAAGTTGTTTTCAATCATGATAACCAATCGGGAAGTCGAAATCCATCGATAAGTTATCCGGTAACAGAAGAAGGTGAACCTCCGATGGTTCCTGTTGGAAAACTGGAGCATTACCGTATTCTGCTTGCTGAAGACAGTCGTGTCAACCAGATGGTGGTTATAGGGGTACTGACGAAGTTTGGATATGGTGTCGATGTGGTTTCAAATGGGCAGGAGTGTGTTGATGTCCTCCAAAAGAGAACATATGATCTGGTGTTAATGGATGTTCAGATGCCTGTTATGGATGGATTGAACGCAACAGGAATTATCAGAGATCCGGCATCAAAGGTTCTCGATCACAACATTCCGGTTATTGCTTTAACAGCGCATGCCATGCAGGGTGACAGGGAGAGTTGTCTTTATGCGGGGATGAATGACTATATCTCAAAGCCGATTGATGCCTCTGTTCTCACCGAAACCATCAGCAAGTGGCTGCCGGTTAAGCCGGATTCGCCTGCATAAGAGGCGGGGCGGATGTACAATTATAGCTTGTTTTGAAAAAGATATTTGTCTCATATTCATTCAGGAACTTTTCTCCCATTCGATAAAAAGATCGTTCAGCTCTTTGCAGAGCGCATGGTAGCCATCGAGGGTTTTCGAGGTCTCTTCCTTGCTTTTTTTGTAGAAATCCTCATTGGCCATGATAATTTCAATGGACTCTTTTTTTTGCTCAAGCCGATTGATTTTCAGCTCGATCTCTTCCACTCTCTTTTTATCTTTTTTCGCAGCAGCGCTTTTTTTGGCTTGCTCTTTCTCTTTTTCCGTATTTTTTACTGGCGCTGCCTGACTTTTTTGCTTCATTGCCGCTTCCTGCTTACGCTCGGCCTCGATGGCTTTTTCAGCAGTTTCAAGGTATTCGGCATACGTGCCAAGGTGGAGCTGCAGTGTGCCGTTTTTTATCTCAACAACCTTGTTGACCAGGCTGTCGAGGAAGTAACGGTCGTGGCTGACAATCAGAAGCGTGCCGTCATAATATTCAAGAGAATCAATCAGCATCTCTTTTGATCGCATGTCGAGATGGTTGGTCGGTTCATCCATAATCAGCAGATTTGACGCTTGCAGGAGGATTTTTGCAAGGGCGACCCTTGACTTTTCTCCCCCCGATAGCACTCTGATCTTTTTGTTGACCGCATCTCCGCTGAAAAGAAAACAGCCGAGAATATCCCGCACCTTTTTCTGGGCTTCTGATGAGGGAGCTGAATCCATCATCTCCATGTAGATGCTCTTCTCCTGTGAGAGGTTCTCTGTCTGATGCTGTGCAAAGTAGTTCAGAGAGACATTATGTCCCATGGTGAGTTTGCCATCAAAGTCGATCTCTCCGGCAAGGATTTTGCAAAAGGTCGTTTTTCCCGCTCCATTTGATCCTACAATAGCAATACGGTCACCACGCATTACTTCCAGATCAATGCCGGCAAGCACCTGTTTTTTTGTTCCGTCAGGCAGCAGATAGGCTTTTTTTACACCTTCAAGTCGCATGACTTCACGGCCAGAGGGGTTGGCCTTGGGAAAGCGAAACGAGATACGGGAGAGATCCTCTTCAGGTGACTGAAGGTTTTTCTCCATTTTTTCCATCTGCCTGAGCCGGCTTTGCGCCTGTCTTGCTTTTGTCGCCTTGTAACGGAATCGATCGACAAAGGCTTTCAGCTCCTCCATTTTTTTCAGGTCATTCTCATATTTACCCATCATCAGCTCATACCGTTCAGCCTTTTCCTTTTCGTAATACGAGTAATTTCCCTTGTATTCGTTGATGCGTTCAAAGGCGATTTCAAGGGTTTTTGTGGTCAGCTTGTCGAGGAAAAACCGGTCGTGTGAGACGATAATATAGCTGTGCTCGTAGTTGAGGAGATAATTTTCGAGCCAGCGGAGTGAGTCGATATCAAGGTGGTTGGTCGGCTCATCGAGCAAGAGCAGCGTCGGGTTCTGGAGAAGGAGTTTGGTCAGATGAAGACGCATCTGCCATCCGCCCGAAAACGCCTTTACTTTTTTATGGAAGTCTATTTCACTGAATCCGAGACCGGCGAGCACCTTTTCCGCATTGGACTGCATCGTGTAGCCTCCGAGATGCTCGAATTCATGCATCGCATCTGAAAAACGTTCAATAAGATGGTGGTAGGCTTCGCTTTCATAATCCTGTTCGGGCAGGGCGAGTTCGTGTTCCATCCTGGTGATCTTGTCAGCCAGTTCAAACAGTCGTATGTTTGCCTGGAGGGCGTATTGCAGTGCGGTTTTTTCGAGATCGGCATCAAAGGAGATCTCCTGCGGCAGATAACCGATGGTGGTATCGGCCGATTTGAGAAACTGACCGGTGGTGATGAGGGCGGAATCGGCGGCAGGCCCGTTAATAAGGCGCAGAAGGGTGGTTTTTCCCGTTCCGTTCAGACCGACAAGACTGACGTGGTCTTTGTCTCCTATACGGAACGAGGTATCGGTCAAAAGCTCTTTGGTTCCGACGCTGAGAGAAAGGTTACGGGCTTCAAACATGTTTAAAAGGCTCCAAAAAAGTGAGGTATATCTCGAAAAAAAATCTTTAACATGGGTGAAAAGATACAATAATTCATGAAAGCTGCATGAACGGAAGGAAAAGAACCTCCTTTTGGGCGGTTTTTCAAGTAAACATGATTCGAACAAACAGCGATGAAGCTTAATGAACTGTTTAATCGCTATAGGATATGTTCCTCGAAGCTTTGCTTCGTGAAGGATTTTTCAAACATTAACTCATACCCCGTAGCTCTGCTTCGTGATAGTTGATTTTGGAAGGTCTTGGGAGCGATAGGTTTATTCTTGACCGGATGAGCGTCTACGGGAGATCAAAAGGTGCGGCTCATTACTTTACGAAGGTATTTGACAACGAAATCAAAGGCGGTGCAGTGCAGATAGGGCTTTTGAGTCCTGGTATGGTAGTCACCGATCTGTTTCAGGAAACGGTTGCCGATGATGTTGAGACGGTTGCGGTTTTTTTAGCTGAAAAGATGCTTGCAAGCCATAAATCCTTTGAACGGATTCAATGGCTGACAAAACAGAAGGTTATTTTTCGCCTGCTTTTCGGGAGTTTTCGCAGAAAGAATTATTGGTCATAATCATTACCATTGCGTCATGTTTTTTTCGCTGCTTTTTCAGTTTGATTTCAGTGTCTTGGCGCTGGATTCCGGCAGCGATGACGTCATATCAAAGAAATGCTAAAAAAAGGTCATAATATCTCTATGGTTCCATCTACAGCAGCGAATAAAAAGCGAAGGGGTGTGTTTGAGTTTTGCGGTGTTATTCTACTGGTGTGTTTTTTTACTTCAGGATCTGCTTTTGCAGAAGAGATGCTTACCTGGCAGCAGTGTATCAATGAGGCAAGAAAAGCCCACCCCGATCTTTACGCAGCCCAGGCGCTTATGCAGCAGACCGATGCCGATGAACGTATAGCAGCGAGCGCACGCTCTCCACAGCTCAGTCTGAGTGTCAGCTCCCAGGAAAGCTTTATGACAGCAAAAAACAACGGGAGCCGCTTATCTTCGGCTCATTCCTATTCTCTCTCGGCACAGCAGCTTCTTTATGACGGCAATAAAACTTCCAGTCAGATCGCAAGCGCTAAAGAGGCTGTCAAAGGCGCGCAAAACAATTATAACGTTGTTGCCGCTGATCTCCGTTTTGCTCTGCGAACGGCATTTACGCAATTGCTTAAAGCTCAGGAGCTTGTCGGACTTGCAGGCGAAATTGCCGAAAGACGTCAGAATAATGTTCGTTTGATCAGCTTGCGATACCGTGGAGGGCGGGAGCACCTTGGGTCGCTTCGCCAGTCTGAGGCCGATCTTGCTGAGGCGGAGTTTGATGTTTCGCAAGCAAAACGTGGCCTTGTATTGGCCCAGACACTCCTTGCTTCAGCGCTTGGGCGTGATACCCATAAACCGCTCAGGGTTCAGGGGGCATTCAAGGTTGCTGATCTTTCGGTCACAAAACCTGATCTTGCACTTCTCGTAAAGAATAACCCGCTTTTTCAGCAGCTCGATACAAAAAGTAAAGCGGCTCGTTTTGATCTTGATGCAGCCAGAAGTGCATTTTCTCCTGAGCTCTACCTGACATCCTCAATCGGAAACGGTTCGGTTGACAGCTTGCCGTTCAATAATCTGGATGCGAACGCAGGCTTCACGGTTTCCGTCCCGATATATGAAGGAGGAGCGGGCAGAGTAAGGGTTATAAAAGCAATGGCGGTGTTGAGTCAGCATAATGCAGAGGAAAAAAGCGGCTATCTTCAGCTTTTCAATGCCCTCGAAGAGAGTTGGAAAAGTTATCAGGATGCCCGTCAGATGGTTGTGGTGAAGAGAAAATTTCTTGATGCTGCTCTTGAACGTTCAACCATTGCCAACGCGCAATATTCGAATGGCTTGATTTCTTTCGACGATTGGGTGATTATTGAAAACAATCTTGTGAGTGCAAAGAAGGAGTTTCTCAATGCCGGAGCAGATATGCTGATTGCCGAGGCTCAATGGATTCAGGCAAAAGGAGAAGGATTTGATGGTTAACAGGAAAAAGATGGTATGGGGAGTTATGGTTATGCTCGCCGTTTTCGGGGTGGGAGGGTTTATTTATTTCAATGCAAACAAGAGCACGACGAAAAGTTATGAAGAGCTCCGTGTATCAAGAGGTACCATCAGTTCATCCGTATCGACAACCGGAGCGGTAGAGCCGAAAACCCGTGTTAAAATACAGTCATCTGTCGCAGGCAGAATTGAGGAAATTCTTGTTGCGGAAGGGGAGTATGTAACGAGAGGAGCGGTTCTTGCCATGCTGAGTTCGACCGAACGAGCCGCCTTGCTTGATGCTGCAAAGTTACAGGGAAAAAGCGAACAGGCTTACTGGAACAACGTGTATAAAAAGACAGCAGTCATAGCTCCGATGGATGGGCAGGTTATCGTAAGCAGTGTTGACCCTGGTCAGACGGTGACTACAAGTGATTCTCTTTTTGTCCTATCCGACAGGCTTATTGTCAAGGCCTATGTTGATGAAACAGATATAGGAAGGGTTAAGGTTGGCCAGAAGGCAGTGATTGGTCTTGATGCCTATCCCGATATTCGGGTGAACGGGGTAGTTGGACATATCTACTATGAGTCACATCTGCAGAATAATGTCAATATCTATAATGTCGATGTTCTCCCTGAGCGTATTCCCGATGTTTTCCGATCCGGTATGAGTGCTAATATTGAAATTATTGTTCAGCAAAAGAGCAATGTTCTGCTTTTGCCGGTCGGCGCAGTGCAGACGAGAAATGGCAAAACGGTGGTTATGCAGAGTAACGGCAACAAACAGGATGCGGTTCGATATACGGCTGTAGAGACCGGTTTGCAGGATGAACGTCATGTCGAGATTCTCAAAGGCTTGTCGGAAAACGCTGTTGTACTGATTGCCGATACATCCTTTGTTCTGCCGGGAAAAAAGGGTGGGACAAATCCGTTTATGCCTCAGCGCAACAGGACGCAGAAATGAATCCATTGCTTGAACTTCTTGATGTTCACCGGACGTATCAGATAGGTGAAACCACCGTTAATGCGTTGCGTGGTGTTTCCCTGACCATAGATCGAGGAGAGTTTGTTGCGATAATGGGGGCGTCAGGATCAGGAAAATCCTCTCTGCTTCAGATTCTTGGTCTGCTCGATAATCCGGACAAGGGCGAGTTCAAGATTTTGGGCAACAACGTCAATACCCTTTCTGAAGATGAACAGGCCGGAGTGCGTAATAACGTAGCAGGCTTTGTCTTTCAGCAGTTTCATCTGCTCAAGCGTATGACCATTGTTGATAATGTGCGGCTCCCTCATATATACAGTGGACTGAAAGGAGATTTTCGTCAGGAGGCCATAGCCCGTCTGAAGCTGGTTGGACTTGAAGAGCGGATTGATCATACGCCAAATCAGCTTTCTGGAGGTGAGCAGCAGCGCGTGGCAATAGCGAGGGCGCTCGTTCGCGACCCGTTGATTATCTTTGCTGACGAGCCTACAGGAAACCTTGATTCAAAAAATTCCGCTGAGATCATGAAGATCTTTACAGCTCTTCATGAAGAGGGCAAGACCATCATTATGGTTACGCATGAAAATGATATTGCCGCATATGCCTGTCGTGTCATTATCATGAAGGATGGTCTGATTGTTTCCGATGAACGCAAGGCGGAAATGCAGCCTTCACGCGCAGTTACCGGAGAGAGCGCGTTCGATATTTCTGGTTCCGGAAAGGGTTCGATATGGCAGGATGGCCGGTTTACCGGATTTATGGCACAGGCCTTTCAGTCCATTCTTGCCAACAAGATGCGCACTTTTCTCTCCGTGCTTGGCATTTTTGTCGGGGTTGCCTCGGTGATTGCCATGATGGCGCTTGGTGAGGGAGCAAAATCGGCCATGCAGGAGCAACTGAAATCCATGGGTTCGAATATGCTTTCGATCAGAGGGGGATCGGCGAAAATCCGTGGTGCGGCCCAGGGAGCAGGTGCTGTTGCCCGTTTTTCCTTTAATGATGTCAATGATATTGCATCGCTCGGCAAGCTGGTTAAAAATGCCTCCGGAGTAGTCAACGGCAGCGCAAGGATCGTTTATGGCAACAAAAACTGGAGTTCGACGTTGACCGGAGTAGGGTTCGATTACGGTACCATGCGCGCTTCGATACCTGCCATCGGAAGGTGGTTTACCCGTGAAGAGATCCAGATACGCGAAAAATCGGCCATAATCGGCGTTACCGTTGTCAAGGAGATTTTTGGAAGCAGCAATCCGATTGGTAAAACCATCAAGATAAACCGAATTAATTTCAAGGTTATCGGTATCGCTCCAGCAAAGGGGTTTTCAGGACCGCAGGATGAGGATGACGTTGTGATCATACCGGTAACGACCGCGATGTATCGTGTACTCGGAAAGGATTATCTCAGCAGTATCTTTGTTGAGGTCGCTTCTCCAGGCCTGATGGGACAAGCCAAAACCGCTATCACTGAGCTGATTCGTAAAAAACACCGACTTGAAGAGGGTGATGACTCTTTCAATATCAGGGATATGACGGAAATCCAGAAGATGCTCAGCAGTACAACGCAAACCATGAGCCTTCTTCTTGGTTCGATCGCAGCGATTTCCCTGCTTGTTGGAGGAATCGGCATCATGAATATCATGCTGGTGTCCGTTACCGAACGAACCAGAGAGATTGGTTTGAGAAAGGCTATCGGGGCGAGGAAAAACGATATCATGCTGCAGTTTCTTATCGAATCTGTGGGCATGACCATCAGTGGAGGTTTGATCGGGGTTTTCGCGGGGGTCGGCATCTCCCTGATTCTTGCCTTTTTTGCCGGCTGGGCGGTGAAAACTTCTCTGTTATCGGTTGTGCTTGCGACAACTTTTTCAGCACTTATCGGCGTCTTTTTCGGCCTGTGGCCTGCAAGAAAAGCTGCAGCACTCAAGCCTGTTGAAGCATTGCGGTATGAGTAACGGGTATTTGAAAAAAAAAGAAAATAATTCCGCAAGGTTTTAGTTCCGATGGCGTCGTATTAAGTGAAAGCAGTTCTCATTGGTTGTGTTCTTTCAGTGACCGTTTGATTGTGTGTGTTGAACAGTCTTTTTTTGAGTTCAGCAATTGGCCGCGGCTTTCCTGTATGTGTGTGTAATACCGTTGTGTACAAGCGGAAAAGATGGACGATGATTGATAGGAGAAAACCCGGCTGATTGTTGAATTGGAGAGTGAAGAGGAAATTTCTCTTCACTCTTTTTTTTTGTTCTTTTGTGACGAGCGCGCTCTTTTTATTGTATGAAGCTGGTGATCGGAAAGCTCGTTGGTCTTGACAGGGAGCAGCCTGAAAACAAACAAGCCCGCTGTTTTCGGGCAGCAGGCTTGTTTGTTTTTATTCGAAAGGATTATGCCGGCTCAAGCGCTTCATGCACTTTTTTTGCCGCATCGTGAAGCCCTTTGGCAGCAATGAGGTTCAATCCCGATTCGTCAAGCATCTTCTGTGCAATTGAGGCATTGGTTCCTTCAAGCCTTACGATTACCGGCAGATGGAGGTCAACTTTTTTTGCCGCCTCGATAATGCCTCCGGCAACGCGATCGCAGCGGACAATACCACCAAAAATGTTGACAAGAATAGCCTTGACATTTTTATCGCTCAGAATGATTTTGAATCCCTCTTCAACAGTTTGCGGGCTTGCTCCACCTCCCACATCGAGGAAATTTGCGGGTCGTCCGCCGGCAAGTTGTATCATATCCATGGTTCCCATTGCAAGTCCGGCGCCGTTGACCATACAGCCGACGTTTCCGTCAAGACGAACATAATTGAGATTGGATTTAGATGCTTCTACTTCAAACGGATCCTCTTCGCTGATATCGCGCAGTTCAAGAAAATCCTTGTGACGGAACAATGCGTTAGAGTCGAAGTTTATTTTGGCATCAAGAGCCAGAACGCGTCCCTCTTTGGTGACAACAAGAGGATTGATTTCAGCAATAGCCGCATCAATAGAGGTGTAAGCGTTGTAGAGGGCAGTGATGAACTTGACGGTGTTTTTGAATTGCTCTCCCTCAAGTTCAAGGAAAAACGCTGCCTGACGGGCCTGGAAAGCCTGTAATCCAAAAAGAGGATTCACCTGGATTTTCAGGAGTTTTTCCGGTGTTTCTTCAGCGACTTTCTCGATTTCCATGCCGCCTTCGGTTGAAACCATCAACACGTTTTGCGATGTTGAGCGGTCAAGGGTAATGCCCACATAAAACTCTTTATCGATGTTCATCCCCTCTTCAACGAGTAATCGTCGAACCTCTTTACCTTCAGGTCCGGTCTGGTGGGTCACAAGGGTAATGCCAAGCATTTGCTGGGCAATATCAAAGACCTCCTCAGGGGATTTAGCGAGTTTGACTCCGCCGGCTTTTCCGCGGCCTCCCGCATGGATTTGAGCTTTAATTACTACGACAGGGCTGTTCTGCTCTTCAAAAAGCTGAATAGCGGCCTGTTTAGCTTCTTCAGGTGAAAACGCCACGATGCCTTTTGGAACCGCCACACCGAATTTTCTCAGGATATCTTTGCCTTGATATTCATGAATGTTCATATTGGTGAGTTATGGATGGTTATCTTCCTGCAGTTTCTGCCGGAAACAAAGGGAGTAAAATCAACCCTCATTATAGTAAATTTAAATGTGTTACTGAAATCATGAACTCGGTAACCATAAAAAAATTAAAAATAAATATGAATTTTACTCACTATATGGCAATAGCGTTCAAAGAAGCGCTCAAGGCTGTTGAAAAAAAAGAGGTTCCTGTCGGGGCGGTTGTTTTTGACAGCAACGGAAATATTGTTGGTAAAGGGTACAATCAGGTTGAGGAGCTTTCAGATGCA
This region includes:
- a CDS encoding ABC transporter permease — encoded protein: MNPLLELLDVHRTYQIGETTVNALRGVSLTIDRGEFVAIMGASGSGKSSLLQILGLLDNPDKGEFKILGNNVNTLSEDEQAGVRNNVAGFVFQQFHLLKRMTIVDNVRLPHIYSGLKGDFRQEAIARLKLVGLEERIDHTPNQLSGGEQQRVAIARALVRDPLIIFADEPTGNLDSKNSAEIMKIFTALHEEGKTIIMVTHENDIAAYACRVIIMKDGLIVSDERKAEMQPSRAVTGESAFDISGSGKGSIWQDGRFTGFMAQAFQSILANKMRTFLSVLGIFVGVASVIAMMALGEGAKSAMQEQLKSMGSNMLSIRGGSAKIRGAAQGAGAVARFSFNDVNDIASLGKLVKNASGVVNGSARIVYGNKNWSSTLTGVGFDYGTMRASIPAIGRWFTREEIQIREKSAIIGVTVVKEIFGSSNPIGKTIKINRINFKVIGIAPAKGFSGPQDEDDVVIIPVTTAMYRVLGKDYLSSIFVEVASPGLMGQAKTAITELIRKKHRLEEGDDSFNIRDMTEIQKMLSSTTQTMSLLLGSIAAISLLVGGIGIMNIMLVSVTERTREIGLRKAIGARKNDIMLQFLIESVGMTISGGLIGVFAGVGISLILAFFAGWAVKTSLLSVVLATTFSALIGVFFGLWPARKAAALKPVEALRYE
- a CDS encoding Rossmann-fold NAD(P)-binding domain-containing protein — encoded protein: MILEGLGSDRFILDRMSVYGRSKGAAHYFTKVFDNEIKGGAVQIGLLSPGMVVTDLFQETVADDVETVAVFLAEKMLASHKSFERIQWLTKQKVIFRLLFGSFRRKNYWS
- a CDS encoding ABC-F family ATP-binding cassette domain-containing protein, which encodes MFEARNLSLSVGTKELLTDTSFRIGDKDHVSLVGLNGTGKTTLLRLINGPAADSALITTGQFLKSADTTIGYLPQEISFDADLEKTALQYALQANIRLFELADKITRMEHELALPEQDYESEAYHHLIERFSDAMHEFEHLGGYTMQSNAEKVLAGLGFSEIDFHKKVKAFSGGWQMRLHLTKLLLQNPTLLLLDEPTNHLDIDSLRWLENYLLNYEHSYIIVSHDRFFLDKLTTKTLEIAFERINEYKGNYSYYEKEKAERYELMMGKYENDLKKMEELKAFVDRFRYKATKARQAQSRLRQMEKMEKNLQSPEEDLSRISFRFPKANPSGREVMRLEGVKKAYLLPDGTKKQVLAGIDLEVMRGDRIAIVGSNGAGKTTFCKILAGEIDFDGKLTMGHNVSLNYFAQHQTENLSQEKSIYMEMMDSAPSSEAQKKVRDILGCFLFSGDAVNKKIRVLSGGEKSRVALAKILLQASNLLIMDEPTNHLDMRSKEMLIDSLEYYDGTLLIVSHDRYFLDSLVNKVVEIKNGTLQLHLGTYAEYLETAEKAIEAERKQEAAMKQKSQAAPVKNTEKEKEQAKKSAAAKKDKKRVEEIELKINRLEQKKESIEIIMANEDFYKKSKEETSKTLDGYHALCKELNDLFIEWEKSS
- a CDS encoding efflux RND transporter periplasmic adaptor subunit, coding for MVNRKKMVWGVMVMLAVFGVGGFIYFNANKSTTKSYEELRVSRGTISSSVSTTGAVEPKTRVKIQSSVAGRIEEILVAEGEYVTRGAVLAMLSSTERAALLDAAKLQGKSEQAYWNNVYKKTAVIAPMDGQVIVSSVDPGQTVTTSDSLFVLSDRLIVKAYVDETDIGRVKVGQKAVIGLDAYPDIRVNGVVGHIYYESHLQNNVNIYNVDVLPERIPDVFRSGMSANIEIIVQQKSNVLLLPVGAVQTRNGKTVVMQSNGNKQDAVRYTAVETGLQDERHVEILKGLSENAVVLIADTSFVLPGKKGGTNPFMPQRNRTQK
- a CDS encoding TolC family protein is translated as MVPSTAANKKRRGVFEFCGVILLVCFFTSGSAFAEEMLTWQQCINEARKAHPDLYAAQALMQQTDADERIAASARSPQLSLSVSSQESFMTAKNNGSRLSSAHSYSLSAQQLLYDGNKTSSQIASAKEAVKGAQNNYNVVAADLRFALRTAFTQLLKAQELVGLAGEIAERRQNNVRLISLRYRGGREHLGSLRQSEADLAEAEFDVSQAKRGLVLAQTLLASALGRDTHKPLRVQGAFKVADLSVTKPDLALLVKNNPLFQQLDTKSKAARFDLDAARSAFSPELYLTSSIGNGSVDSLPFNNLDANAGFTVSVPIYEGGAGRVRVIKAMAVLSQHNAEEKSGYLQLFNALEESWKSYQDARQMVVVKRKFLDAALERSTIANAQYSNGLISFDDWVIIENNLVSAKKEFLNAGADMLIAEAQWIQAKGEGFDG
- the sucC gene encoding ADP-forming succinate--CoA ligase subunit beta, translated to MNIHEYQGKDILRKFGVAVPKGIVAFSPEEAKQAAIQLFEEQNSPVVVIKAQIHAGGRGKAGGVKLAKSPEEVFDIAQQMLGITLVTHQTGPEGKEVRRLLVEEGMNIDKEFYVGITLDRSTSQNVLMVSTEGGMEIEKVAEETPEKLLKIQVNPLFGLQAFQARQAAFFLELEGEQFKNTVKFITALYNAYTSIDAAIAEINPLVVTKEGRVLALDAKINFDSNALFRHKDFLELRDISEEDPFEVEASKSNLNYVRLDGNVGCMVNGAGLAMGTMDMIQLAGGRPANFLDVGGGASPQTVEEGFKIILSDKNVKAILVNIFGGIVRCDRVAGGIIEAAKKVDLHLPVIVRLEGTNASIAQKMLDESGLNLIAAKGLHDAAKKVHEALEPA